One Formosa sp. Hel3_A1_48 genomic window, TTTTGTGTTTATTAAGGACTCGCTTAATGACCTTATTTTTATAAGCAGGTAATTGGTAGGCAGCATATTTTAAAGTTGGATCGGCTTGAAGTGGCCATCCATTCTTCAATCTATTAATGTACACACCTGCTACTCTTGGTTGCTCGCTCTTTTGTTTGGATTCTTCTTGAACAATAGCGGCTAATATGGCTATTTCAGTTTGTGACAATCCGATTTCCTTTGCTTGTTCAAGACGTTTTTTGTTCCAAAAAACACGATAGCTTTTGAGCATCTTTGTTCTAAACTTCCGTGGATTTGTATTCCAGAAAAACTCGTAGCTGTTTGGCAAATACATTGAAAGGGCGGTCTCTGCTGTAAACCCATGAGTTTTTAAAAAATCTTCATCTGTAAAAGACTTTATCAGTTCCAAACTATCAGCTTCAATTTGATTAGAAATTCTTTTGGCTAGTTGGTTTAAACTATGTTGGTTATTAAATGCAACCGTAATGGGAACATTTTGACTTCTTAGCGAGTTAATTATATCGTTATTCGTCATGCCCTTTGAGATTCGATAGCGTCCTGGCCTAACATTTGACATGTATTTTTTTTGTTGGGCTAAAACATCAAAATTATCAATGCTTATCAATAAGGGTTCAAGATCGTTACGCACCTCATTATATGAAGCGCCAGTTGGAATATAAACATATGCCTCTTTACTGTTAAAAGCGGTATTGGACACCAACATGATTGAGTAAATGTAATAGGAAAAAGCGGCAATTGCAACAAGCCCAAACAACACAAATGCGACAGCTATTTTTTTAATATTCATTGGATTCAATATTTAAGCTAAAAACGCCTTGAAAAACTAAATTTGCAGCTCCCGACAACCACACATTTGAATATACACCGTCTGCATAATGAAAAGATACATGGAGTGCTCCTCCTTTAGTCTCAAGTACAATGTTATCAGAACTAGATTTTTTCATAAAATGCATAGCAATGGCAGCAGCCGTAGCTCCTGTTCCACATGACAAAGTCTCATCCTCAACTCCACGTTCATAAGTACGTATACCAAAAGTGTTTTGCCTTAATTTTGATACAAAATTTACATTGATCCCTTCATCTTTAAAAAATGAGCTGTTGCGAATTTGACTGCCTTCTTTCTTCATGTCCAATGCATCAATTTCCGATTTGAAAGCAACATAATGCGGAGAGCCTGTATTCAAAGTAACGTAATCAGATGCCGAATGAATTTCAGAAACTGACTGCATTTTCAGGTCAATCGTAGTGTTTTTTACACGTGCTTCATGAGGGCCGTCAACAGCCAAAAACCTTGTTGAATTTTGTATTATTCCAAGATGTTTTGCAAAAGCGACAATACTTCTACCACCATTGCCACACATGCTACTTTGATGGCCATCAGCATTAAAATACACCATTTCGAAATCATAGTTTGAACTATTTTCCAATAAAATAAGGCCATCAGCTCCAATCCCAAAACGACGATCACATAGTGCAGCAACGAGTTTGGTATCATTTTTGTCGAACAATTGTGAACGATTATCAATCATCACAAAGTCATTTCCAGTGGCTTGATATTTATAAAAATTAAGTGTCATTTGCCTTGCAAATATAGCAATATTTATATGTAAATAATCGTTGTTAAAAGTGCGTTAAAATTTAACTAATAATTCAATAAAAATTTAATTTTAAAGTTATCATAACCAAAACATCAAGATCATGAAAAAACTATTCACATTATTGATTGCCTCAGCTATTGGTAGTGTAGTGACCCTTGGCGTCTACACCCAAATTAGTAAGAAAAATAACTCCACACCAATTGAGCACCCCAAAGAAGTTCCATTTGTTAAAACAGTAAATTACCCACCCACACTTTCAGGAGGGACAAACATAGATTTTACAAAGGCAGCAGAAAAAACTCTACATGCTGTTGTACACGTGAAAAACACGACGATGAGCAAGGGTTATACTTCTTTTGAAGATTTATTTTATGGCCGCCCGCAAGCACGAAAACAAATCGGAACAGGATCAGGAGTGATTATATCGCCTGACGGTTACATCATAACCAACAACCACGTGATTGACGGCGCTCAATCTATAGAAGTGACAACCAACGACAACAAAACGTTTGAGGCTAGTCTAGTGGGTACTGACCCAATTACAGATATTGCTTTATTAAAGATCGAAGCTAAACAAAACCTTACGTACACCACTTTTGGAGATAGCGATAGTGCTAAAGTTGGCGAATGGGTTTTGGCCGTAGGCAACCCTTTCAATCTGACATCAACTGTAACCGCTGGTATCATCAGTGCAAAATCAAGAGATTTAT contains:
- the mltG gene encoding endolytic transglycosylase MltG, encoding MNIKKIAVAFVLFGLVAIAAFSYYIYSIMLVSNTAFNSKEAYVYIPTGASYNEVRNDLEPLLISIDNFDVLAQQKKYMSNVRPGRYRISKGMTNNDIINSLRSQNVPITVAFNNQHSLNQLAKRISNQIEADSLELIKSFTDEDFLKTHGFTAETALSMYLPNSYEFFWNTNPRKFRTKMLKSYRVFWNKKRLEQAKEIGLSQTEIAILAAIVQEESKQKSEQPRVAGVYINRLKNGWPLQADPTLKYAAYQLPAYKNKVIKRVLNKHKKIESPYNTYLNKGLPPGLIAMPDLSVIDAVLNYERHDFFFFAANPERPGYHNFAKSISGHNKNAQSYQNYLSRKGIRE
- the dapF gene encoding diaminopimelate epimerase, whose amino-acid sequence is MTLNFYKYQATGNDFVMIDNRSQLFDKNDTKLVAALCDRRFGIGADGLILLENSSNYDFEMVYFNADGHQSSMCGNGGRSIVAFAKHLGIIQNSTRFLAVDGPHEARVKNTTIDLKMQSVSEIHSASDYVTLNTGSPHYVAFKSEIDALDMKKEGSQIRNSSFFKDEGINVNFVSKLRQNTFGIRTYERGVEDETLSCGTGATAAAIAMHFMKKSSSDNIVLETKGGALHVSFHYADGVYSNVWLSGAANLVFQGVFSLNIESNEY